In Thunnus albacares chromosome 10, fThuAlb1.1, whole genome shotgun sequence, a single window of DNA contains:
- the LOC122990257 gene encoding uncharacterized protein LOC122990257: MQTTFALRRNEIVSDDPPVDEILERWPALKMESQICAEFHRISNINLKNCFYAELDRHAPRLQRLFRRKAARTGKAAEVLSRIFQMYDLQEQVDVHVRRAAVLRALPAYLHDDDSGFLKQWDVAQSEPDIGDLPVGLLISATSDAMYLCPEKVAVVLEGKTVIDFPTFADAFVVLFALIYALHLNYPKDMANTFDFTQKVLMGLEDGNMRPRVLSLKNELLAVE, encoded by the exons ATGCAGACTACCTTTGCCCTTCGGCGCAATGAGATCGTCAGTGATGATCCCCCTGTTGATGAGATCCTGGAACGCTGGCCTGCACTCAAAATGGAGTCACaa aTCTGTGCTGAGTTTCACAGAATCTCAAACATCAACCTAAAGAACTGCTTCTATGCTGAGTTGGATCGACATGCCCCACGTCTTCAGCGCTTGTTCAGGAGGAAAGCTGCACGGACAGGGAAAGCAGCTGAAGTCCTCAGTCGGATCTTCCAGATGTATGACCTCCAG GAACAAGTTGATGTTCATGTCAGACGTGCTGCTGTTCTCCGTGCTCTCCCTGCATATCTGCATGATGACGACTCTGGATTTCTCAAGCAATGGGAT GTGGCGCAGTCTGAACCAGACATTGGTGACTTACCGGTTGGGCTCTTGATCAGTGCCACTTCAGATGCCATGTACCTCTGCCCAGAGAAGGTTGCGGTCGTGCTCGAGGGTAAAACAGTCATTGATTTTCCCACATTCGCTGACGCATTTGTAGTGCTTTTCGCACTGATTTATGCACTGCATCTGAATTACCCAAAAGACATGGCAAATACTTTTGACTTCACTCAGAAAGTCTTGATGGGTCTGGAGGATGGAAACATGAGACCCAGGGTCTTGAGcctcaaaaatgaacttttggCAGTGGAGTAG